TgaccataatttaatatattatgttagcgAGTGTGTATTTGTGATCATCTCGGAACCTACTAACGATTTTCTCGTCcatcttattataaaataaatattagatatacatattatataatgtgcattattgtttttatcgatTGCTAGTTAAACAATTAAACGTATAGCCCCGTGTGGTCGTGTAAACATACATGTAACGGTATGTGTTGTACACCGCCACGAACGGTGGCGATCCTGTAGGGGTGTTAGGGGGTGCTTCAGCACCGCCTAATTTGAATTTATGCACCCCAATTTCTTTgtctttatcattttaatttaacaaatgaaattttttttttaagtattaattatcacTTCACATTGTTGTTCTTATCTTGCATTCCAATATTGTATTAAGCTGTATAATATCTACCACTGGGAGTTCAGCAACACATGGATGTAGTTTTTTCTTattacgaaaacaaaaaaagaatagcTAAAAAGCAGTATGGTACAGGAGCGATTCACAAAATTAAGTttcataaagtataaacatcgAAAGAGATTTAGCTAATGAAATTTATAcagacaaaatattaaacacgttATATGCTGACATAGACGCAGAAAGTTTTGTTTAacaatctttaaatataaaaattaatttacgttTGTCCATCTAAATGGCTTACAGGCGTCAAAActacaaatttaacacatacctATGTACATTACAGagacttactcaatgacgaggtataATCGCCACTTACTGAACAGCGTAAAGCGGTACCTACTTTCCCCcttatttctttaatatatttttacttttgatgcatataaatgtttttttttttcaattgttgcTTGGTAGtgctaaatttaatgtaaaaatcatTAGCTTTCGGTCtttcatatattattcattttattattttttttttcattttcaaaatcgACTGTGCAATGGAGTTcagtttaatgttattatttgaaatcaAAACGGTATTTGTAGTTGGTATATGGATTACTTAaaggatttaaatttaattacttaccaataatatattatattattgtcgtttgTCGAGTattcgtatttatattataatatgcaatgcaattaaaaatgttggttataacaagttatatattatattacttataagtaataaataataataccgtacGGCGTACgtaacatattttgaatataatattatcgatgcATAAAATGTCTGCAGGAGTATCCCTCCatttgtatcaaaatataacTTTCTAATAAAACGGTTAAAAACCTACAAAGTTGTCATGGTCTGAATTTGCGCTTTCACCGAACTAACCTTACTAAACGCGTAACCAACatctaattgaaaaatattatatgaaatacctTTTTTGATCTGGTGTCATATTTTAcgcataggtatacataaactGAAATGTTTCGTTTGTAATGTTTCGAGTTGAGGAGAAAGGAAAAAATAAACGTGAATGGGATTATTAAATTTGGTATGCAAGGTGGTTCCCATGTGATTTTTTGTACCATTAATCATTCGTATTAGCATACGAGgcagaaaatttgtttttttcctcCATTACCTACCacgtcaaaaaattaaaaagcgcAAAGTTGTGGgattcagaaaaatataataaacattaccgTGTAAAAAAACACGAAAACTCCAACAAGTTCACCACATACATccacaaaatacaatatatataaatatttaatgtacttgtatagttgtatcaAGGTAAGTTACTTTATTTTcaagactaaaatatatatttatgaattgaataagtacctataataatatactaggtacATGCATTTTTTCCCCTATACGCGTTTGATAACTGCGGTGACGTCTAAACCTTACAATAAATCCAACAGAATCTTTTTCATCGAGACGATACGagtagtaatttaaataaataatattgctaaTGCACTTACTGAGCTCGTAAAGTTATCGTTGTACCAAAATACACCATTAGTTAAAACAACTTTACGaccataacataaaataatacatcaatgTTAACGATAACGTAAAATGGggtaatgttaattattttatattaccatcgtgtaatattatttatattataatactccaTCGTAAaagttactttaataattaaaaaaattaaacacaccCGAGAACAACATAAATTGATGacttttatatacttataaattagttataactgtataagcTTACTTACAGAATaaagattttgcgtaaaaagtaaaatgtaaattactaCGTATTTCAGTTACATCTATAGTTTACCTTGTTTCACaacgaataacaaaaaaaaaggttccaAACTTcattcaaatgaaaaattgataaCAACATAAGAACGGATGAATATCAGCTGTCCCTAAGGACTAAGTGTCAGTTCGTTTTCCTATGTTCGTATAAGTTACGCATATCATATAACGACAGTTGGCCAGTCAGTAGGCACTCGTATTATAGATAACCACGAACGCTACATACATATGTATACATGACagataatgcatataataatatataatatttaaatcaaccaTCCGCAATAGTAAAAGGCCTGAGGCCACATACCTACACCGATATTACATGGCGGCGGTGAGACTCGATGTAACCGGCCTCATAGGAGGAAGAACGGACGGTATAGTCGCGCTCGGAAGAGTAGGAGAAAATACAAAGTTCCCTTTTCTGTCATTGCGCGAAATCAATAACACCGCACCACGGCATGCAGTGTAACCTGTACCGATCTCGAGAGTGGATACTACTCCTCATCCCGCGAGAGTGCGTGAAATCCACTGCGTATTAAATAATCGGTTTGAGAAACAACAGTAACAAGCAATATACAAACTGTCTTCGGCCATGGGTTGTACAGGATCCGCTCGCTACTTGTTGGCAGTGGCGACGATAGCCATGGCAATTTCGCTTGGCTGTGCGGCCCCCATATTCGGCGTGATCTTATCCAGTCAACGCAACACCAGCGACTCCGTTCCTACGTCGCTACTGTCCAAGTTACCGCTAACGACACCGAACAAATTTTCGTTGATCTTCAATACCGATAAAGGCCAGTCGCTGCTTACTTTTCCGGGCAACAAACAACCAGATTCGCAGCAACCACCTCAGCAACAGCCACAGCAGAGCCCGCCAAAACCGACGGTGGTCGAACACCCGAATGAAAAAGACCCTTACCAGTCGTCGGCAAACGCATCTGAGATGACTTCGCCGAGACCGAAGCTGGAGACGACAACCCACGATCGATCCGTCATCGAAGTTCCGCTGAAAGATTGCGGTGCGGGTAAAAAGATAAACAAACACCGGGAATGTGTTGACATAAATACCGACCCCGAAGCCGAATAGACGATCGGCCGAACTGCACAACCATTATAGTGAATGCACTATACCTACGTCGattctcaaaataattgtatgcaatttattttacagacattttgtttttatcccCCTCTATTGCATGatgtgatatatataataatattatgtatttatattttatatgtatattcagTGTAACACGCGTTTTTTTCCAGTTCGAAAACGTTTACGTGTGACGAAATATgaataaacgaaataaaaaatcttaaccACTAGAATTTTGGttacaataatttactatatataattattgccaTTTCACTCACATGCAACGAGTCCACGAAACTGCCGTTTTCGAAAACTCTTCAAAAGTCTATAAATATATGAACAATATTCACGCCCGTCAGTCAGCGCATTTCGTGAcgtattgattaataatttattaaagtcGGTATTAAACTCAATTCAATTAATCCTCATTCCCAtcacagggggggggggggtcgggtCTAGATCCCCTATTGGttagcaaaatttaaaattcttaaggtGCAAATCACttattgtatactttttatttgtcaaaaaaaattgGACCCTTTAAAAATTCTTAGGTACGTCCCAGCAAAAGAAAAACACTGACGTATATCCGTCGTGCTTTgtgcatgttataatatacctacggtaCGACGATCACGTCTgcatgattattataaaataaattattactacttaaattattatcgaCAGGCCAAACGCGTAAAAAGCATTCAGCGACTTTGATACCCGCTGGAGCGCTCAAATACTCAATGACACGcgcgtctatattatattaatacattatccCAACTATTTCAAggttaattaataactatacacaagaatataatattgttaagtgTATTTGTGTACTGCAATTCGATGACGACTTTGTTAACGAATATCGTCATCCGAcggtattattgtaaatattgcaataataatatttcaaaataataaataggttcaaaacaaaaaaatattttattattattgtttgtagaCGAGAGTATCCAGAAATATCTGGTCGGTCCACTGGCCTATTCTGCAGTTAGATAAGGGATTTTTTTACCTACACATTGTAATGTATATCAGCACAAATATGTATACGACACATCGAACATCTTAGAATTATCACAAACTATGATGGCCATGTAATGTTTATCGATTTCTATTctcataaaaacaaaacacgACACAcggtctattaattattattattatatatatatatataataataatatattaataatatacattatatatatatatatatatatataatgtatattgtatattattaacagcATTTCCTATCATACGAGCTCatcgaatttaatattatcttatacttacgctataatattatattattattaaaacacatgtgaatttttttaatttattttgactatttttctAGATCTACGTTGCACAAACGTAGGGTACATGTcacatgttttatttaattttaatcagattattaattagtttattttttttttcaataaaatagaaaattatggaaaatatatagatacaacTTATTTTTGGAAATAACTGTAACGAAAACTTAATtgagttataattataacatttatgaaataaattaataaaatattgatattgtaaattatacagTTACGACTTACGAGCGTATTGATTTGATATAACAATTGTTAAGATTttatacagttaaatgtatattaggtataatatacgtgCCAAACAAATGAAacaatgaatatataattaatatttaatatatataatttgtgacGCATACGATTCAATGGATTCATCAGTTAGGTCTGCTTTTATTTTAGCACTGGAATTATACTTTAAACAAGTGACAAATGCAATGCAATATGTACGCCTATAAGATTtgattaattatgattatggctattaaaatatatccatGAACATTttgagtgaaaataaaataataatacgtaatttaacaattaagaTGAATTGTAGCAGATAATTCTATGACGTGATTgagagttataagttataactacaaGCTACAAGATTATGGTGTAGTTGAATtaggaaaattaataatatggtgGTAACAAACAttcttaatataaatacaagaGTAGGTATTAACCGCAGATCAAATATTGTAATGctcaataagaaaataatatatatgacgtgaaattcaaaatattatgaaaatttgatGACAagaaattgtattttctatatcaggagtgaaattttttttataattttttttttttagttattggcGGAACTAAGGGTAAGGGAGGTGTTTACCAATATTCACCACCACTTAATTATAAGTTGTGacaggtaaaaatatataggtactactaacaataatatattattatagcgttagaaaatacataaaaaaaaaataagttgattatattattttgttttattatttgatgatcATTCATGATGACTGTACGAACAAAAGTTATTCGttgaaaaatataggtataaacgcAATTTTTCGATACAATTTTCAGTAATAATCTTATGAACGTCGAATCGGTTCGGCATATACACGTTGCTTTTAAATGTACATCAACAATAGCATGTTTTTATGtcattcaataaaaattgcaCTCGCATTTTAATCGCGTTAAGTTATTGGCTCGtcaacttaaatataatttaggtaactGTATGAGACTATACAtttgctatttttatttttatatatttatgtttttggaCTGGGTACTTacaggtatttttattttccaaccgattttgcgtaacgcTTTGTCGATCACcaataaaatgtaaagtatACCTAATTTCTAataggtatacggtatacaATTTATGGTaacttattaaaacatatttataattcatataatgctttgaagtggaaaatatcgagtagcgtgctCCGTTTGTCAATACACCAATTTTTTACAACCGATGTGTAGGTACTAGGAATATTCAGGCGATCCATATCGaacgtaagacactcattattttgaaattacaagtattaaaaatataatcgttggctgactaaatataaataaaataccaataatataatagaaacaaCCCGAATTATCATACATATCCGACACAtgagtataggtaataggtataatattattaaataggtagttattaattatacatttatacgtgttgagtattatataaatgcaataacatatttttatttctaattttaaacgGTATTTGAATACCGTCAATACGTTTATTTgaggaaaatatttattttatattagcaaAAGTTACATACTGTAACTATCTCTCTTCAAAATATAACCACATTTTCATTAATGTtgcattatttgttttattgcaaaaataatgttacgtttttatcttatattaagttataagaatatattgtttgttaagGTTCTACCTCCTTGatccatttttattattcttctCTTTTCCAACGCTCTAtagtaagtacttatattatattttaataaaacataatgtacTTTATTGTTCTATTTGTGAATACATTAAAGTTTCATTCGAGTTAAGTACAATTTTACTATAGTCTTATTTCAAAAattcgtttttatatatttaaatgttcagaaaaatattctgatttagaatatgaaatcatataatatgtatatgctgtcaggttattcaaaaatgaaaaatttataagtaaaacaataacgacataaaataatttaaattatagtttcgtactagtaaaacaaatatttccaaaagtaataatattgttcgagAATATGAGtctttataacatttaaaatattcatcttCATAAATTGTAGATGCTGCAATGGAAAAACCTTCCAGAATCGTTCgtctatagaaataaaataatatccaaaAACATCCCTCCCCATCCGTGGTTTCTATCCTTAAAGATCAGCCGTGCTATAATAGTCAAATTTATTGTCCGTGTTATGCACCGGCCACAACCTACTGGCTACCACCTTAACATTCCTATAAATTAacagtatatacctacaactgtACCCTGCCTAAATATGGAGTGAACCTATGTAAGGCAATAGGGCATAGCCGTTTTCCACTAAAAGGCACACCTTTCCCTTTTCCCCTGATGCATTTTCCCGCCAAatcataaattaatcaattcccttcccccccccccacaaaaaaaaaaaccatataatCACTTTTTCGTGATATATTgtcttaaaacatttatattcataatcatAGTTCATGTAACGCAACCTATGTTCCTatcacacatattattactgttatttcctacaatattttattattttacggatcacgaaaaaatagttaacataattaggtacaaacaatttcttaattttgacaaatttcgttaatttttgaacttatataggtacccactacGCAGGTACTcttgaaaaaacaaaatgacTATAgcatgttcattatttttaatatgtattgattGTGGTAAGAACATGCTGCAATACAATTATGAGggaccttatattaaattattacctaatcTTTTTTACGcattaactaaaattttaatatatacataaatcgaaaaaaatcaaaaatgaatctgtctaatttaataatttatattttttttctatttattcgtctaattaataatttatccagCCCTCTAATAGCTAcaacattcaatattatttaaatgctaTCCTATAACTGTTTGCAGTGTTTGCATATTATGTCGGCATGGAAAATCCaccaatttatgatttttaaaagagAATCGGCTGAGTAGGGAATGGTATACTATTATTGGAAACCTAACTCCCCATATGTTTCGACATCTACTCATTAATATTATCCCTCTGTTTCTTTaaactgattttatttaaattaccctTATTCCTCTCTCAAGATCTCGATTTTTCCTGCAGTAATGCTCTTTCatccaaaaatgtaataaaagctattataaatattatacttcagacaggtttaaaattttaaccatattttattttacacgtaTTCTTTTCGTTTCtgtcaaaattataattgtttttgttttatattgttaatagttgAGATACAATAATGACTAAGTCAGAAActcattaaatacaatttataaaatatctaaccACCTTGTATATAATCACAACAAACTACGTgccaaatacattttaaaattatagccTGTAgtctatcataaaataaattagtcactaatttaaaatgtataaaatttaataagaaaaaacaattttttattggaaacATAACTGGATTTGTTAGCACATGGTGTAGGTGTGGAAATCGTGCTGTAGACGCGAACTAACAGCTATACCAACGTTATTAAAAGATTAAAttctaaatgtttaaatgttgtaCTCACCCGTATAATACGAAtcgtttaattatttgtattatactttttagttataaaatataaatttaaaaacaaataaataaaattgaaatgagCATACGTATAAATTACCATACTAATACAGTTATACAACGTTCAAGTATAACGTATGTGGTGTGTATAATTTACCAAacggatattattatgataaatggcCAAAAAGGTCatcagatttttaatataatataaatttatttattattttcaaaatatgcacAGTATATACGTACCACTTTCTCAAGTGAAACTTGGCTCGATGTACAAGTTTACTTGGTTATTTTGTAGGtcgatcaaaaaatatttttttgataaaaaacgacTGCGAATATACTGCAGGGAGACAACGAAGCATACTCAcaagcatattatgtttttaaatactcaGATCTCCTACCATTTAATAAGTTTCCTGAAGcggtaaaaactaattttttgtaTGAAAACCTCCTTTTCTATCATAAATTGTTTAGCAGATGAttcttttgaaaatgtttattcatttgattatttaaataattaaatcgaaaTTAAACGAttatagtttctgagttattaaaatgtacattttaggaataataatccttaaaaatggatttacaaaaatataaaattagaactagtgtttattatacttagacgacattaacaaattataagatccttataaattaatatttacaacaatgATTGTAAAATCGCTATAACCTAAAGTCCTTATGatgtattcattaaaattaaaataattcgaaTCTGGATAAGTTCATTACAAGAGGAGATATAAACGTGAGCAATGAGCATTCTTGGTAAATCGCTCTGTATATTAACCCTACTTCAATAGCTGGTTGATTGCCAACTGTATAGTGGtcggataataatttataggtaccttgTTTTTGTTTCCTTAATCCTTTTTGCTGGTTTATTTCTTGTTCACGACTGTGGGCACACTTAAATATCGTTATAAAAACTGTATATGTGTGCGTGAACAAGTGAGCACAAAGGAAGATACATCGCTAAGCTTAAAAGTTGATGAAAATGTTTATCTAAAGACCAACGGTGAATCATTTGAATACTTAATGAACAACAGAAATATCGAGCAATTTGTTTCGACTTTGTAAGTTTGATTATTCAAATTAGAATGTTGCcccttttatataaattattattccaaCCACAATTCAAACGATGTAACCTTTTCATCACGGCTACATTTGTTCTTTAAACACTCTAAATGccgaaaactttaaaaacattaatcatGCGTTGATTCATGTCGTCGTGTATTTGAATTAATGACTGTTTTGATGACTTAAGTTATAATGACTCGATGAAATGAAAATCCATAAACATCAGCTAGTAAGTCATAATAGCAATGAATATGAAAAAAGTGAGCAAGTAGGTAactactctgctgtacagtatgagTCGAGTACTCGAGTTTACCTCGTCATTGAGAAGGTCATTGAAATGGAtgggttaaaatttaaattcaataataaatcattgcatacgaaaaaccaTTCAGATCGAAGACAGGTTGTTAACTGATATAATtaagttatgatattataatatatttatatttctactgtagtaatttgttttaaaattagtaGATACACTAATACAGTATAAACTAGAGGAGAAGTAATGATAACGGAGGAGAATTAATGCTAATCAAGAAGAAGTAATACTAATTTGAGAAGAAGTAATGCTAACGCGGTTCCTCCTCCGTCCCTCaattaacttgaaaaaaaaattttttaaaaatataaattataaattcctaGGTATAggcaataacttaaaataaaa
The Metopolophium dirhodum isolate CAU chromosome 7, ASM1992520v1, whole genome shotgun sequence DNA segment above includes these coding regions:
- the LOC132948782 gene encoding uncharacterized protein LOC132948782 codes for the protein MGCTGSARYLLAVATIAMAISLGCAAPIFGVILSSQRNTSDSVPTSLLSKLPLTTPNKFSLIFNTDKGQSLLTFPGNKQPDSQQPPQQQPQQSPPKPTVVEHPNEKDPYQSSANASEMTSPRPKLETTTHDRSVIEVPLKDCGAGKKINKHRECVDINTDPEAE